Part of the Bacillus cabrialesii genome is shown below.
TAAACTCGCACTCAATAAAACAGCGAGAAATGAAATCTATCAGGATCTTGTGACATTAAAGCCATTGTTTGATGATGTGTCAGAAAACGGTGCGTCATCCTCATATAAGATGACTGAAAAGGATCAAAAAGCAATCAATCGGCTTTACGATACGGCTTTACAATCAGTCCCGTCTTTCCTTAAAAAGGAGATAAAGAAACAGGCGGAACGATTAAATATCAAGCAGCTGCAAGGCAAAACAGCAGGTGCGATTTTAACAGAAAACAAGATTGCGGCCAAAAGTCAAGTTCAGACAACAAAGGTCATTTTCAAGGTGAAGGACAATAAAAGCCTCTCATCCGTACATAATGAAATGAAGGGCTTTTCTGCAAGCGCGCAATCGAAAAAAGACATTTCAAATGTGAAAAAGGCAAAGAAACTGTTTAATAACCTGTACTCATTTGAACTGCCAAAAGATGAGAAACAGAACGGCGCATATACGGCAAGCGCCAAACGGGTCAAAAGCGCCGCCGCGACATTATCCAAGATGTCTAACGTAGAATTTGCGGAACCTGTACAGGAATACAAGAGCCTGGCAAACGATATTCAGTATCCTTACCAATGGCCGCTTAAAAACACTGGTGAAAACGGCGGTGTCAAAAATGCGGATGTGAAATACGAGCCTGCCAGCACATTGCTGTCCAAGCGCAAGCTGAACGATACATTGGTTGCGGTAGTAGACACAGGTGTGGACAGCTCGCTTGCCGATTTAAAAGGAAAAGTAAGAACCGATCTCGGACGCAATTTTGTCGGAAGGAATAACAACGCAATGGATGATCAGGGGCATGGAACGCACGTTGCCGGAATTATCGCCGCCCAAAGCGATAACGGCTATTCAATGACTGGTTTGAACGCCAAAGCGAAAATCATCCCTGTCAAAGTGCTTGATTCCACAGGCTACGGAGATACTGAACAAATCGCACTCGGCATCAAATATGCTGCTGACAAAGGAGCAAAGGTGATTAATTTAAGTTTAGGCGGAGGCTACAGCCGCGTGCTTGAATTTGCTTTGAAATACGCAGCTGACAAAAATGTCTTGATTGCCGCAGCCAGCGGGAATGACGGAGCCAATTCCTTATCCTATCCTGCATCTTCTAAATATGTGATGTCAGTCGGAGCAACGAACCGCATGGATATGACCGCGGATTTTTCTAACTATGGTAAAGGTCTGGACATCTCTGCTCCAGGGTCTGATATCCCGAGCTTAGTGCCGAACGGAAATGTCACATACATGAGCGGAACATCCATGGCGACGCCATATGCTGCCGCTGCTGCGGGACTGCTGTTTGCTCAAAATCCTAAGCTGAAAAGAACAGAAGCAGAGGATATTTTGAAAAAGACGGCGGACGATATTTCCTTTGAAAGCGTCGATGGCGAAGAAGAGGAATTGTATGATGATAATGGTGATCCAATTGATATTCCGAAGACGCCTGGAGTAGACTGGCACTCAGGCTACGGACGGCTGAATGTCATGAAGGCTGTCAGCGCAGCTGATCTGAAGCTCAAGGTCAACAAACTGGAAAGCACACAAACAGCCGTCAGAGGAAGCGCGAAAGAAGGCGCGCTTATCGAGGTGATGAGCGGCAAGAAAAAACTCGGCAGCGCCAAAGCCGGAAAAGACGGTGCTTTCAAGGTCAATATCCCGACTCAAAAACAAGATCAAGTGCTGTATGTGAAAGCGGTAAAAGGCGATGCGAAAACATCGTATAAAGTTGTCGCCGTCAAAGGAAAACCTTCCGGCACCCCGAAAGTAAATGCAGTGAAAACGAAGGATACGGCAGTGAAAGGGAAGGCGAACAGCAAGGCGATGATCAGAGTGAAAAACAAATCAAAGAAAGTCATTGCTTCTGCCAAGGCTGACGCAAAAGGAACGTTCACGGTGAAAATCAAAAAACAAAAAGCCGGAACAGTGCTGTACGTCACGGCTGCTGATACAGATAAAAAAGAAAGCAAGGATGTAAAAGTCGTCGTTGAAAAGTAACCAAAAAGCGGTGCTCGCTGCACCGCTTTTTTATTTGCGTCTCCGCTGCACCGCTGAATACATAATGGATCGCTTTCCATTTGAAGCCGTCCATTCGAAACGGTCTCCTGTCCCGTCATAGCTGTAGTGATGCTGCACCGCGCATTGGGCGATGTCGTTGGAAAAGTGATAAAAAGAAACACCCTGCTCCTCCGATGTATTCGAAAAGACTCCTTTATTATAAGAAAATACGCAATCGAATACCGATAAGCCAAAGCTGTGCAGATGCTGTAAAAACGCCAGAAAGGTTTCGTCATCCAGCGAATCCAAAAGCACCATGAGCGGCCGTTTGACCGATTTTTCATAGCGGATGCGTTCTCCGCCTGAAAGGGAGATGTTTTCCTCACCGCATATCAGAACCAATTGATCCTGAAAGCCGGCCTGCTCCCATTTTCCTTTATGCTGTATCCAGATTGGACCGTGATGAAGACTGTCCGCCAGCAGTATATCGCCTTCCTCGTTTTCGATTAAACAGATGCCATCTTCAATGAGGATGGTGCCGTATTCCCATTTTTGTTCCTCTTTATATAATAATTGTTTCCGCTTCATGCATGCTGTCTCCTTTTTCTTCTTTCCTCTCTTTTCTTTCCAATTCGAGCCTGTCCCATACAACTCTTTTGTGGACAAATCAACTATCTGCCTATAGATGCATAAACTTACTAAGGTGCTGAAAGAAACGAAATGGTTACGAAAGATTAGGGATTGGAGCTGATATCACATGTGTGGAATTACGGGTTGGGTCGATTTTAAAAAGCAGCTCGTCCAGGAAAAACAAACGATCAACAGAATGACAGATACTCTTTCCAAACGGGGGCCTGATGACTCTAACGTTTGGGGGGAGCACCATGTTTTATTCGGACATAAAAGGCTTGCGGTTGTCGATATTGAAGGCGGGCGCCAGCCGATGGCATGCACTTATAAAGGGGATATGTACACCATTATTTACAATGGCGAGCTGTATAACACGGAAGATCTGCGCAAGGAATTGCGGGCGCGGGGCCATCAGTTCGAACGTACATCAGATACCGAGGTGCTGCTGCACAGCTACATTGAATGGCAGGAAGACTGTGTAGATCACCTCAATGGCATATTCGCTTTTGCTGTGTGGGATGAAAAGCGTGATCTGTTGTTTGCCGCGAGAGACCGTCTCGGCGTGAAGCCGTTTTTTTACACGGAGCAAGGATCTTCTTTTCTCTTCGGGTCAGAAATCAAAGCGATCCTCGCACACCCTGAGGTAAAAGCGCGGGTGGACAGAACAGGACTTTCTGAAATTTTCGGGCTCGGACCGTCCAGAACCCCGGGTACCGGCGTATTTAAAGGCATAAGAGAAGTCCGTCCCGCTCACGCGCTGACGTTTTCTAAAGACGGGCTGAATATTTGGCGTTATTGGAATGTCGAAAGCGAAACACATACGGACAGTTTTGATGACACGGTTGCCAATGTCAGATCGCTGTTTCAGGACGCGGTGACGCGGCAGCTTGTCTCGGATGTGCCGGTTTGTACGTTCCTATCAGGCGGTCTTGACTCAAGCGCGATTACAGCGATTGCGGCGGGCCACTTTGAAAAGGAAGGAAAAGCACCGCTTCATACTTATTCGATTGATTACGAAGAGAACGATAAATTTTTTCAAGCGAGTGCCTTTCAGCCGAATGACGACGGACCTTGGATTGAAAAAATGACAGAGGCCTTCGGCACAACACACCACAAATGCGTCATCAGCCAAAAGAATCTCGTCGATCATTTGGAGGAAGCCGTGCTGGTTAAAGATTTGCCGGGAATGGCTGATGTCGACTCGTCCTTGCTGTGGTTTTGCCGGGAAATCAAAAAGGACTTTGTCGTCAGCCTGTCGGGCGAGTGCGCGGATGAGATTTTCGGCGGGTACCCGTGGTTCCATATGGCAGACGTTGAGTCGGGCTTTCCGTGGATGCGGTCAACGGAGGAGCGGATCAAGCTGCTTTCTGATTCATGGCAGAAAAAATTGAATCTCAAAGAATACGTAAATGCCAAATACGAAGAAACCTTGGCGGAAACGCCATTATTAGATGGAGAAACGGGTGTGGACAAAGCAAGAAGACAGCTGTTCTATTTAAATATGCTGTGGTTTATGACGAACCTTTTGGATCGTAAGGATCGCATGAGCATGGGTGCGAGCCTTGAAGTGCGGGTGCCGTTTGCCGATCACCGGCTCGTGGAATATGTATGGAATATCCCATGGGAAATGAAAATGCATGACAATCGGGAAAAAGGTATTTTACGCAAAGCGCTCGAGGGCATTTTGCCTGATGACATTCTGTATCGCAAAAAAAGCCCGTATCCGAAAACACACCACCCGGAATATACAAAAGGCGTCAGCGAATGGCTGAAAACGATCAGAAGCCAAAAGGACTCCGTGCTCCATACCTTGCTGGACAGAAAACAATTGGATCAGCTCTTAGATACGGAAGGCTCCTCCTTCAAGGTGCCGTGGTTCGGACAGCTCATGAAAGGGCCTCAGCTGATCGCCCACCTTGCCCAAATCCATACATGGTTTGAAGCGTATCGCATTGATATTGATGAGGGGTAGGTTCAATGCAAATGTGATTAAAAGCCAGAGATGTATAGATTAAAATAAGAAGGATAGATGAGCAGAGAAAATATATGCTCTATCTATCCTTTTTTGTACAACAGCACTATCGAATTGTTGCTGCGCCAAAGTTCCCGCGTTCCTTCAATAAGAATGAATAGGTTTTAATGTTCTGCCGATAAAATTAGCTGATACCGGGCTTAGCTTTAATTCCCTAGCCCGTACAGAAAGTTGACCAATATGGTGAATTTCGTGAGCGATGATATGATGTAATATTTCATCTCGCGTATATAAAACACCTTTCTCCCAAGGAACGCTTACAAGTTCATCTTTTATTTGATCTGAATGTGTTTCTAAAACATCAATTATTTCAGTTCGGAATGTATTTGAGAGAGATTTCACTTTATTGAGTGTATGATAATCAGCGAACTGAACAACGATATCTTCTTTTCCTTGGATAGCACGAACCCAACTATATTCCACATCAATAATATGAAAAAGGGTATATAAAATATTCTCTACCCCGCCAAGACGGTTTTTAAGTAATTCTTCAGTGGTTAGTTGATGACACCAAGTAAACCATTGATCTCTAACCTGCCAGTTATATTCAAAAAATTTTATCACTGAACTCACTCCAATACTATCATGTATCAAATAACAATTAGCCCTTTTTTCCGTGATTCCTCTATTATTGAAGTAATGATTGATAAATGTTTACATTCTATCTGTTGTATGATTCAAAATAAAAAAGCATATCTCGTCGATGATGCTGTTCAGACTAGGTATACGAGGTTTAGCAGCATGCTGCGTCTTGTTACTTTTACAAAGTAAGAATCGGCATTTTCTTCATATACAATTAGGAAAAAACATACTAGACTTGAAGAAGCAGTGATACATAGGAGTGAGAAAAATGAAAGAGATAAAAGAAGCTTACCAGCAATGCGGACAGATTGTTGGCGAATACGCGCCAGCCTGTTTCAAAGCATTATCATATCTCCCGCTAAAGCAAAGACAAGCCGCTTGGGCAGTATTGTCGTTTTGCCACACGGCGGCCAGTGCAGACGAAAAGGTATTGCCCGCATTTGAAGCTGAGGCTGATCATGTTTACCAAAGGACAAATAACGGTAATCACCATCTATGGAAGGCTTTTGATCATGCGTATCAGACCTTTACATTGGACAGCGAACCTTTTCGGGAGTTTATTGCCGCACAAAAAGAAGACGCCAAGCCGTATGATGACCTTGATGAACTGCTCATGTACGCATATCAGACGGGCGGTGCTGCCGGATTGATGCTGCTGCCGATACTGACACGCCGAAAACAAGATCAGCTCAAACAAGCAGCCGTCTCTCTCGGCTTGGCCATACAGCTGGTTCGCTTCTTAAGTGATCTTGGCACAGATCAGCAAAAAAACCGCATTCCCCGCCAGGTAATGCAGCAATTCGGCTATACAGAGGCTGATCTCCAAAAAGGCACCGTAAATAAAGCGTTCACGATGACGTGGGAGTATATCGCATTTGAAGCGGAAGCCTATCTTGAAGAGTGCCTGGATGCCTTGCCGCTTTTCCCTAAGTATTCGCAAAAGGCGGTGGAAACGGCAGCTCACCTGTACCGAGCGGTTTTAGAAAAAATCAGGACTGAGCAGTACAATGTTTTTGAACAGGCGCAGCGAAGCAAAGCGAATTCTGTCTAAACGATAAAAAACACCCGGGCCTCGTTTGAGCCGGGTGTTACGCCATACCTTTTTGAATCCAGATGCGGGAGCGCCATCTTCTGTACATTAAGATTCCCCGGACCCATTCGTCCGCGATGAACGAAATCCAAATGCCGGCAAGGCCGAAACCGAGGTGGATGCCGAACAGATAAGCGAGCGGGAGGCCGATCCCCCACATCGAAATCATTGCCATGTAAACCGGGAATTTCGCATCCCCCGCTGCACGCAGGGAGTTAATGATAATGACATTAAACGAGCGGCCGGGTTCAAGGATAATCGTCATGGCAATCAAAAGGCTCGCAGTCGCAATAATGTCAGGGCTTTGTGTAAAGATGCCGATCAGGTCTTTTGAAAAGATCGTCATTAAAACTGATGTCGCCGCGGCAATTCCGAGTGCCCAATATAAGCTCTTCATGCAGCGCTCATACGCGGCATCAAACTGTTTGCCGCCGATATAGCGGCCGATTAAAATTTGCGTGCCCTGGCTGATCGCGGTGCCGAACAGCAAAATAAACATCGTAATATTTTGCGTATACACTTTTGTTGTCAAAGCCTGCGCGCCCATAATGGCGATAAAATACGTGACAATCATTTGCGAAAGGTTGTATGAAAGCTGTTCTCCCGCAGAAGGGATGCCGATTTTCAGCAGCTTGCGCAAATGTTCTTTATGCATATGAAACACTTTTTTCAGCGACATCTTCAGCTGGATGCGCTTGTTGACAATGACAATCATCGCGATTAATCCGATGACGCGGGCGATAGATGTAGACATCGCCACACCGGCAACGCCGAGAACAGGAAAGCCAAACAAACCGAAAATCACAACAAAGTTTCCGGCAATGTTTAAAATGTTCATGCCGATTGTGACAAACATTGTATCTTTTGTATAACCGTAGCTTTTTAAGATCGCGCTGAATGTCATGATTAAAGCCTGGATAAAGGACAGACCTCCGACAACTTGTAAAAAGACTTTCGCATCAGGCATCAGCTCGTTTGATAATCCCATCATATGAAGCAGAGGGACGGCTGCAAAAAAGACGCCGGCGCTAATGGCAAGACTGATAAAGAAGTTGGCGCCGATTGACACATAAGCGACTTCCATTGCTTCTTTCTTTTGCCGTGACCCCAAAAATTGTGAAATGATAACGGTGGTTCCTGTTGCGATAAAGCTGAACATCACGATAATTAAATTCAAAACCTGGTTGCTGACGCCGACTGCTGCCACGCTGTTATCTGAGTATTGGCTGAGCATCAGTGTATCGGCATTACCCATAAACATATATAATGAGACCTCAATGAAGATCGGCCAAGTAAGCGAAAATAATGAGAACGATTTGTCAGCGGGTTTTTTCAAAGCAGTTGATTTGAAGACAGCTTGTTTCATAGTGTCTAACCCCTTTCGTAAATAAAATCAACGTTTTAAAGTGTACCTCCATTTCCCTATAATAAAAAGGGAGAGAAACGATACTTCTTGCAAAAATCCGACTTAAAAAGGAGGATGATGAAAATGCCTCGCATCCTGTTTACAGTCCCGCCTTTTCCGGTATTTATCGCAGCCGGAGAAGGGGTTTTTAAAAAAGGAGAAACCCATGTGAAGCGCGTTTTTTCTGTATTTGATCTGATTTACGTCAAGCAGGGAACGCTTTATATAACGGAAAATGAAAAATCGTTCTCTGTTGAAGGCGGCGAGTACATCTTGCTTTCTCCCGGTCTTGAACACTATGGGACGAAGGGCAGTGATGAAGAAACCTCCTATTATTGGCTTCACTTTGATGAACATCGATATGAATTTACGGCAAAGGGAGGCAGCAATTGGTCTGAGCTTCAGCAGGAAAAAGGGAGCTTCGAGCAGCCGGCCCGCTATGGACTGGCTTTGCCGAGAAAAGGCAAGGTGCAGCGCCCGCAGTTTATGGCGCAGCAGTTTGAAAGGCTGATCGATTACTCGGCGGAAAACTCCGATTTGCCGCTCAGAAAGCAAATCTTATTTGAGGAGCTGATGCTGCATCTTCAGAAAGAGGCGTTTCA
Proteins encoded:
- a CDS encoding DinB family protein; amino-acid sequence: MIKFFEYNWQVRDQWFTWCHQLTTEELLKNRLGGVENILYTLFHIIDVEYSWVRAIQGKEDIVVQFADYHTLNKVKSLSNTFRTEIIDVLETHSDQIKDELVSVPWEKGVLYTRDEILHHIIAHEIHHIGQLSVRARELKLSPVSANFIGRTLKPIHSY
- a CDS encoding DUF2777 domain-containing protein — encoded protein: MKRKQLLYKEEQKWEYGTILIEDGICLIENEEGDILLADSLHHGPIWIQHKGKWEQAGFQDQLVLICGEENISLSGGERIRYEKSVKRPLMVLLDSLDDETFLAFLQHLHSFGLSVFDCVFSYNKGVFSNTSEEQGVSFYHFSNDIAQCAVQHHYSYDGTGDRFEWTASNGKRSIMYSAVQRRRK
- the asnB gene encoding asparagine synthase (glutamine-hydrolyzing); this encodes MCGITGWVDFKKQLVQEKQTINRMTDTLSKRGPDDSNVWGEHHVLFGHKRLAVVDIEGGRQPMACTYKGDMYTIIYNGELYNTEDLRKELRARGHQFERTSDTEVLLHSYIEWQEDCVDHLNGIFAFAVWDEKRDLLFAARDRLGVKPFFYTEQGSSFLFGSEIKAILAHPEVKARVDRTGLSEIFGLGPSRTPGTGVFKGIREVRPAHALTFSKDGLNIWRYWNVESETHTDSFDDTVANVRSLFQDAVTRQLVSDVPVCTFLSGGLDSSAITAIAAGHFEKEGKAPLHTYSIDYEENDKFFQASAFQPNDDGPWIEKMTEAFGTTHHKCVISQKNLVDHLEEAVLVKDLPGMADVDSSLLWFCREIKKDFVVSLSGECADEIFGGYPWFHMADVESGFPWMRSTEERIKLLSDSWQKKLNLKEYVNAKYEETLAETPLLDGETGVDKARRQLFYLNMLWFMTNLLDRKDRMSMGASLEVRVPFADHRLVEYVWNIPWEMKMHDNREKGILRKALEGILPDDILYRKKSPYPKTHHPEYTKGVSEWLKTIRSQKDSVLHTLLDRKQLDQLLDTEGSSFKVPWFGQLMKGPQLIAHLAQIHTWFEAYRIDIDEG
- the wprA gene encoding cell wall-associated protease WprA; the encoded protein is MKRRKFSSLVAAVLIIALIFSLFSPGTKAAAAGAIDQAPALENGKEQTGAVKEPEQVKWYKVTPGKTDIQKNSHMALTVKSDSVLNVSVYPSKEKALKDETFEMYRSYTAEDGKSEIIFPYAWSGPYYVKVEYLGEEEPEEGGTAEAAAEAKYTIGYKGTKKQPSDLEEEEACPVEMSVDQKKSGKSILDKLRAIRDEQLSQTAEGKELTSLYYKAAPFIVAKLALNKTARNEIYQDLVTLKPLFDDVSENGASSSYKMTEKDQKAINRLYDTALQSVPSFLKKEIKKQAERLNIKQLQGKTAGAILTENKIAAKSQVQTTKVIFKVKDNKSLSSVHNEMKGFSASAQSKKDISNVKKAKKLFNNLYSFELPKDEKQNGAYTASAKRVKSAAATLSKMSNVEFAEPVQEYKSLANDIQYPYQWPLKNTGENGGVKNADVKYEPASTLLSKRKLNDTLVAVVDTGVDSSLADLKGKVRTDLGRNFVGRNNNAMDDQGHGTHVAGIIAAQSDNGYSMTGLNAKAKIIPVKVLDSTGYGDTEQIALGIKYAADKGAKVINLSLGGGYSRVLEFALKYAADKNVLIAAASGNDGANSLSYPASSKYVMSVGATNRMDMTADFSNYGKGLDISAPGSDIPSLVPNGNVTYMSGTSMATPYAAAAAGLLFAQNPKLKRTEAEDILKKTADDISFESVDGEEEELYDDNGDPIDIPKTPGVDWHSGYGRLNVMKAVSAADLKLKVNKLESTQTAVRGSAKEGALIEVMSGKKKLGSAKAGKDGAFKVNIPTQKQDQVLYVKAVKGDAKTSYKVVAVKGKPSGTPKVNAVKTKDTAVKGKANSKAMIRVKNKSKKVIASAKADAKGTFTVKIKKQKAGTVLYVTAADTDKKESKDVKVVVEK
- a CDS encoding MATE family efflux transporter, giving the protein MKQAVFKSTALKKPADKSFSLFSLTWPIFIEVSLYMFMGNADTLMLSQYSDNSVAAVGVSNQVLNLIIVMFSFIATGTTVIISQFLGSRQKKEAMEVAYVSIGANFFISLAISAGVFFAAVPLLHMMGLSNELMPDAKVFLQVVGGLSFIQALIMTFSAILKSYGYTKDTMFVTIGMNILNIAGNFVVIFGLFGFPVLGVAGVAMSTSIARVIGLIAMIVIVNKRIQLKMSLKKVFHMHKEHLRKLLKIGIPSAGEQLSYNLSQMIVTYFIAIMGAQALTTKVYTQNITMFILLFGTAISQGTQILIGRYIGGKQFDAAYERCMKSLYWALGIAAATSVLMTIFSKDLIGIFTQSPDIIATASLLIAMTIILEPGRSFNVIIINSLRAAGDAKFPVYMAMISMWGIGLPLAYLFGIHLGFGLAGIWISFIADEWVRGILMYRRWRSRIWIQKGMA
- a CDS encoding AraC family transcriptional regulator; the encoded protein is MPRILFTVPPFPVFIAAGEGVFKKGETHVKRVFSVFDLIYVKQGTLYITENEKSFSVEGGEYILLSPGLEHYGTKGSDEETSYYWLHFDEHRYEFTAKGGSNWSELQQEKGSFEQPARYGLALPRKGKVQRPQFMAQQFERLIDYSAENSDLPLRKQILFEELMLHLQKEAFQIPSAKERVAWEAARYLQEHFKEKTTIKDLSLALHYHQDYVSRCMQQVLGVTPAQYTNRVRMTEAKRLLSSTNDKMGVIAETVGMEDPTYFSKLFKQIEGISPIEYRKIVSRKVQ